Proteins encoded within one genomic window of Actinoplanes octamycinicus:
- a CDS encoding copper resistance CopC/CopD family protein, which produces MTGKLPRLFVLLLIALGAFLAIPEPALAHAATVGSSPAPGSVVGASPTEVTVTFSETITPVAGRIQVVAPDGERISGLATARGAVLHIPVRTAKRPLGTYLISFRVISADSHPVGGAITFSVGAPSARPEATSTIETDATVRAAVPALRFLGYAGITLVVGPLMFLLFLWPRRRARTGGIRLVRIGLALTVVATLGALGTQAQQGSGAALWQVSAAELGEVATSRFGLLLLARLAILLVLAALLHPLLSEQRRPHESPARQPDESEQPGPHEERSREPGGKRARRTYPQRILILVLGIAALATWPLTGHAIAAPLPAVTVTVGVVHLAAMGIWIGGLITLLGVLLRGTDRRVLRVLLPVWSRWAALSVIWLALAGLVQAAVQVGTPEALVRTGYGRLLLAKLGVLVLVLAAAAVARRLVSRSAAGAGLRRTIGIEVAATAVILAMSAVLVQVDPGRTAGAQAGAVTGNGVSETLTSPLYTLQFNIYPVELGEYNTVHAFLYTPEGKPLPPAEWQISTQLAGQGLEAVKEPLLGLDPPHHALGSISFPLPGTYEIAFTIRVDDLNRATVKTTVTVPPKA; this is translated from the coding sequence GTGACCGGGAAACTTCCGCGCCTGTTCGTGCTGCTCCTGATCGCCCTGGGAGCGTTCCTGGCGATCCCGGAACCGGCCCTCGCGCACGCCGCCACGGTCGGGTCGAGCCCGGCGCCGGGCAGCGTGGTGGGCGCCTCCCCGACCGAGGTCACGGTCACCTTCAGCGAGACGATCACCCCGGTCGCCGGCCGGATCCAGGTGGTGGCGCCGGACGGCGAGCGGATCTCCGGCCTGGCCACGGCCCGCGGCGCGGTGCTGCACATCCCGGTCCGCACCGCGAAGCGCCCGCTCGGCACCTACCTGATCAGCTTCCGGGTGATCTCCGCGGACAGCCATCCGGTGGGCGGCGCGATCACCTTCTCGGTCGGCGCGCCCTCGGCGCGACCGGAGGCCACCAGCACGATCGAGACCGATGCCACGGTGCGGGCCGCTGTGCCGGCGCTGCGATTCCTGGGGTACGCGGGGATCACGCTGGTCGTCGGCCCCTTGATGTTCCTGCTGTTCCTCTGGCCCCGCCGCCGCGCCCGGACCGGCGGCATCCGGCTGGTCCGGATCGGCCTGGCGCTGACCGTGGTGGCCACCCTCGGCGCGCTCGGCACCCAGGCGCAACAGGGCAGCGGCGCCGCCCTCTGGCAGGTCTCGGCCGCCGAGCTGGGCGAGGTGGCGACCAGCAGGTTCGGCCTGCTGCTGCTGGCCCGGCTGGCGATCCTGCTGGTCCTGGCCGCCCTCCTGCACCCCCTGCTCAGCGAGCAGCGCCGCCCGCACGAGAGCCCGGCTCGCCAGCCGGACGAGAGCGAGCAGCCCGGGCCGCACGAGGAGCGGTCGCGGGAGCCGGGCGGGAAACGGGCGCGGCGGACGTACCCCCAACGGATCTTGATCTTGGTGTTGGGGATCGCCGCGCTGGCCACCTGGCCGCTGACCGGGCACGCGATCGCCGCTCCGCTGCCCGCGGTCACGGTGACCGTCGGCGTGGTGCACCTGGCCGCCATGGGTATCTGGATCGGCGGCCTGATCACCCTGCTCGGCGTCCTGCTGCGCGGCACCGACCGCCGGGTGCTCCGGGTGCTGCTGCCGGTCTGGTCGCGCTGGGCCGCGCTGTCGGTGATCTGGCTGGCGCTGGCCGGCCTGGTGCAGGCCGCGGTCCAGGTCGGCACCCCGGAGGCGCTGGTCCGGACCGGGTACGGCCGGCTGCTGCTCGCCAAGCTCGGCGTCCTGGTCCTGGTGCTGGCCGCCGCCGCGGTCGCCCGCCGGCTGGTCAGCCGCTCGGCGGCCGGCGCCGGGCTGCGCCGTACGATCGGCATCGAGGTGGCCGCCACCGCGGTGATCCTGGCGATGAGCGCGGTCCTGGTCCAGGTCGACCCGGGCCGGACCGCGGGCGCCCAGGCCGGCGCGGTCACCGGCAACGGGGTGTCGGAGACGCTGACCAGCCCGCTCTACACGCTGCAGTTCAACATCTATCCGGTGGAGCTGGGCGAGTACAACACCGTGCACGCCTTCCTCTACACACCGGAGGGCAAGCCGCTGCCGCCGGCCGAGTGGCAGATCAGCACCCAGCTGGCCGGTCAGGGCCTGGAGGCGGTGAAGGAGCCGCTGCTCGGGCTGGACCCGCCGCACCACGCGCTCGGGTCGATCTCCTTCCCGCTGCCCGGCACCTACGAGATCGCCTTCACCATCCGGGTCGACGACCTGAACCGGGCCACGGTCAAGACCACCGTCACCGTCCCCCCGAAGGCCTGA
- the pgm gene encoding phosphoglucomutase (alpha-D-glucose-1,6-bisphosphate-dependent), with protein MSVHSRAGRPAEPSDLIDVPRVVSRYYTEHPDPAEVGQRVAFGTSGHRGSSLRTAFNEDHIAATSQAIVEYRREQGTDGPLFLGRDTHALSEPAQVTALEVFAANGVTVLIDSRDGFTPTPAVSHAILSFNAKNRAKADGVVVTPSHNPPDDGGFKYNPPNGGPADTDATKWIQDRANELIAAGLKDVRRVSAVRARESATISGYDFLGSYVDDLPSVIDIEAIRTAGVRIGADPLGGASVAYWGEIADRHGLDLTVVNPAVDPRFGFMTLDWDGKIRMDCSSPHAMASLIAQKDRFQIATGNDADADRHGIVTPDGGLMNPNHYLAVAIDYLYRARDGWRADAGIGKTLVSSSMIDRVAADLGRKLIEVPVGFKWFVPGLLDASIGFGGEESAGASFLRRDGGAWSTDKDGILLDLLASEIIAVTGKTPSEHYRALAGRFGEPAYARIDAPATREEKAILGKLSPEQVTAKELAGEPITAVLTSAPGNGAAIGGLKVVTGNGWFAARPSGTEDVYKIYAESFHGPDHLTRIQEEARAVVSAALQG; from the coding sequence ATGTCCGTCCACTCCCGTGCCGGCCGGCCCGCCGAGCCGTCCGATCTGATCGACGTGCCGAGGGTCGTCTCCCGGTACTACACCGAGCACCCGGACCCGGCCGAGGTGGGCCAGCGGGTCGCCTTCGGCACCTCCGGGCACCGCGGGTCCAGCCTGCGCACCGCCTTCAACGAGGACCACATCGCGGCGACCAGCCAGGCGATCGTGGAGTACCGGCGGGAGCAGGGCACCGACGGCCCGCTCTTCCTGGGCCGGGACACGCACGCGCTGAGCGAGCCGGCGCAGGTGACCGCGCTGGAGGTGTTCGCCGCCAACGGGGTCACGGTGCTGATCGACAGCCGGGACGGGTTCACCCCGACGCCCGCCGTCTCGCACGCCATCCTGTCGTTCAACGCGAAGAACCGCGCCAAGGCGGACGGCGTGGTGGTCACCCCGTCGCACAACCCGCCGGACGACGGCGGCTTCAAGTACAACCCGCCGAACGGCGGTCCCGCCGACACCGACGCCACCAAGTGGATCCAGGACCGGGCGAACGAGCTGATCGCCGCCGGGCTCAAGGACGTCCGCCGGGTGAGCGCCGTGCGGGCCCGCGAGTCGGCCACCATCTCCGGCTACGACTTCCTCGGCAGCTACGTCGACGACCTGCCCTCGGTGATCGACATCGAGGCGATCCGGACCGCCGGGGTGCGGATCGGGGCCGACCCGCTCGGCGGCGCCAGCGTGGCGTACTGGGGTGAGATCGCCGACCGGCACGGCCTGGACCTGACCGTGGTCAACCCGGCCGTCGACCCGCGCTTCGGCTTCATGACGCTGGACTGGGACGGCAAGATCCGGATGGACTGCTCGTCGCCGCACGCGATGGCCTCGCTGATCGCGCAGAAGGACCGTTTCCAGATCGCCACCGGGAACGACGCCGACGCCGACCGGCACGGCATCGTCACCCCGGACGGCGGCCTGATGAACCCGAACCACTACCTGGCCGTCGCCATCGACTACCTCTACCGGGCGCGCGACGGTTGGCGGGCCGACGCCGGCATCGGCAAGACCCTGGTCTCCTCCTCGATGATCGACCGGGTCGCCGCCGACCTGGGCCGCAAGCTGATCGAGGTGCCGGTCGGCTTCAAGTGGTTCGTGCCCGGCCTGCTGGACGCGTCGATCGGGTTCGGCGGCGAGGAGAGCGCCGGGGCGTCGTTCCTGCGTCGCGACGGCGGGGCGTGGAGCACCGACAAGGACGGCATCCTGCTCGACCTGCTCGCCTCGGAGATCATCGCGGTCACCGGCAAGACGCCGAGCGAGCACTACCGGGCGCTGGCGGGGCGGTTCGGCGAGCCGGCGTACGCGCGGATCGACGCCCCGGCCACCCGCGAGGAGAAGGCGATCCTGGGCAAGCTGTCCCCGGAGCAGGTGACCGCCAAGGAGCTCGCCGGGGAGCCGATCACCGCGGTGCTGACCAGCGCGCCGGGCAACGGCGCGGCGATCGGCGGGCTCAAGGTGGTGACCGGGAACGGGTGGTTCGCCGCCCGGCCGTCCGGCACCGAGGACGTCTACAAGATCTACGCCGAGTCGTTCCACGGGCCGGACCACCTGACCCGGATCCAGGAGGAGGCACGCGCGGTGGTGTCTGCCGCGCTGCAAGGCTGA
- a CDS encoding putative bifunctional diguanylate cyclase/phosphodiesterase, translated as MSGRETAGDRLRPGGLAPAAVALAATVAVLIWLLLGAPGTLYLGYAGAPIAMLPAVLACRSIGSQVRLPPPVRSFWRQIQLACTFLLAGTVIALFRANNNTGMSPYVGVPMLAGVLLLMVAFLRLPIGERTPLGWCRALLDGATVAVASTLIFWYVVLDLAPAGTSLVARVAAAVLGVGGVLLLVVIGKAAAAPGAAVHPASLRLLTICPLADIAGTVLLLAGPDWSRLALSVLALPLVGVAVTVAALLQQRSLDAPGPAAGGVTGRSVFNLLPFVAVTATAILVISVSAQDLSARQRTVIIGAVLIAGFVVARQLLSLRENTVALRGIREQQAELERLALSDNLTGLPNRTKFGVALAERIDARQPATALLIDVDDFKMINDTLGPAAGDQLLYHVAQRLRQHCVPGELPARLGGDEFAVLLPVDEPAAAETAAARLLAALGEPFRVGDQQLLLHASAGIAVACGGETADEVQRNADIAMYAAKESGKASWVRFEPRMRQDMVHHARLASELHNAIIRGELRLLYQPVFDLVTGRVAGAEALVRWQHPTRGFVSPADFIPVAERSGLIVPLGAWVLREACAQLSRWRAEFGPDAIESVNVNVAVRQLRETGFVDEVAAVLSDHGLTSRNVILEVTESSVVDGWQVRDTLEALHEMGVHLALDDFGTGQSSLSLLRQFPVDVLKLDKSFVDGIASGADRGRLAVAAAVAQLAEHLQLKAVAEGIENEEQLDRLREMGYRYGQGYFMAKPLPAAECGALMSGAGRSFAA; from the coding sequence ATGAGCGGACGCGAGACTGCCGGCGACCGGCTACGACCCGGTGGGCTCGCGCCCGCCGCGGTCGCGCTCGCCGCCACCGTGGCGGTGCTGATCTGGCTGCTGCTCGGCGCCCCCGGCACCCTGTACCTCGGCTACGCCGGGGCCCCGATCGCGATGCTGCCGGCGGTGCTCGCCTGCCGGTCGATCGGCTCCCAGGTGCGGCTGCCGCCCCCGGTCCGCTCGTTCTGGCGGCAGATCCAGCTGGCCTGCACGTTCCTGTTGGCCGGCACGGTGATCGCGCTGTTCCGGGCGAACAACAACACCGGGATGTCGCCGTACGTCGGGGTCCCGATGCTGGCCGGCGTGCTGCTGCTGATGGTCGCCTTCCTGCGCCTGCCGATCGGCGAGCGCACCCCGCTCGGCTGGTGCCGGGCCCTGCTGGACGGCGCCACGGTCGCGGTCGCCAGCACCCTGATCTTCTGGTACGTCGTGCTGGACCTGGCCCCGGCCGGGACCTCGCTGGTGGCCCGGGTGGCCGCCGCGGTGCTCGGCGTCGGCGGCGTGCTCCTGCTCGTGGTGATCGGCAAGGCGGCCGCCGCGCCGGGAGCCGCCGTGCACCCCGCTTCGCTGCGCCTGCTCACCATCTGCCCGCTGGCTGACATCGCCGGCACCGTCCTGCTGCTGGCCGGGCCGGACTGGAGCCGGCTGGCCCTGTCGGTGCTGGCACTGCCGCTGGTCGGGGTCGCCGTGACGGTCGCCGCCCTGCTGCAGCAGCGTTCGCTCGACGCGCCCGGCCCGGCGGCCGGCGGGGTGACCGGCCGCTCGGTGTTCAACCTGCTGCCGTTCGTCGCGGTCACCGCCACCGCGATCCTGGTGATCAGCGTCAGCGCCCAGGACCTGAGCGCCCGCCAGCGCACCGTGATCATCGGTGCGGTGCTGATCGCCGGGTTCGTGGTCGCCCGGCAGCTGCTCAGCCTGCGGGAGAACACCGTCGCGCTGCGCGGCATCCGGGAGCAGCAGGCCGAGCTGGAACGGCTCGCGCTCAGCGACAACCTGACCGGCCTGCCGAACCGCACCAAGTTCGGCGTCGCGCTGGCCGAGCGGATCGACGCGCGCCAGCCGGCCACCGCCCTGCTGATCGACGTCGACGACTTCAAGATGATCAACGACACGCTCGGCCCGGCCGCCGGCGACCAGCTGCTCTACCACGTGGCGCAGCGGCTCCGGCAGCACTGCGTGCCCGGCGAGCTGCCGGCCCGGCTCGGCGGCGACGAGTTCGCCGTGCTGCTGCCGGTCGACGAGCCGGCCGCGGCGGAGACGGCCGCCGCCCGGCTGCTGGCCGCGCTCGGCGAGCCGTTCCGGGTCGGCGACCAGCAGCTGCTGCTGCACGCCAGCGCCGGCATCGCGGTGGCCTGCGGCGGCGAGACCGCCGACGAGGTGCAGCGCAACGCGGACATCGCGATGTACGCCGCCAAGGAGTCCGGTAAGGCGTCCTGGGTCCGCTTCGAGCCGCGGATGCGCCAGGACATGGTGCACCACGCCCGGCTCGCCAGCGAACTGCACAACGCGATCATCCGCGGCGAGCTGCGGCTGCTCTACCAGCCGGTGTTCGATCTGGTCACCGGCCGGGTGGCGGGCGCCGAGGCACTGGTCCGCTGGCAGCACCCGACCCGCGGCTTCGTCTCGCCGGCCGACTTCATCCCGGTCGCCGAACGCTCCGGCCTGATCGTCCCGCTCGGCGCCTGGGTGCTGCGCGAGGCGTGTGCCCAGCTCTCCCGCTGGCGCGCCGAGTTCGGCCCGGACGCCATCGAGTCGGTCAACGTCAACGTGGCGGTCCGCCAGCTGCGCGAGACCGGCTTCGTCGACGAGGTGGCCGCCGTCCTCAGCGACCACGGCCTCACCTCCCGCAACGTGATCCTGGAGGTCACCGAGTCGTCGGTGGTCGACGGCTGGCAGGTCCGCGACACCCTCGAGGCCCTGCACGAGATGGGCGTGCACCTGGCCCTGGACGACTTCGGCACCGGCCAGTCCTCGCTCAGCCTGCTCCGCCAGTTCCCGGTCGACGTCCTCAAACTCGACAAGTCCTTCGTCGACGGCATCGCCTCCGGTGCCGACCGGGGCCGCCTGGCGGTCGCCGCCGCGGTCGCCCAGCTGGCCGAACACCTGCAGCTGAAGGCGGTGGCCGAGGGCATCGAGAACGAAGAGCAGCTGGACCGCCTGCGCGAGATGGGGTATCGCTACGGCCAGGGCTACTTCATGGCCAAGCCGCTCCCGGCTGCGGAATGCGGGGCGCTGATGTCCGGAGCCGGCCGCTCCTTCGCCGCTTGA
- the gndA gene encoding NADP-dependent phosphogluconate dehydrogenase — protein sequence MSQKAQIGVTGLAVMGRNLARNFARHGHTVALHNRSYGRTKELVEEFGHEGTFLPAETAEQFVASLERPRRVVIMVKAGPATDAVIDEFAPLLEEGDMLIDAGNAHYADTRRREAALKAKGLHFVGAGVSGGEEGALHGPSIMPGGPKESYDALGPLLEDIAAKVDGEPCCVHVGPDGAGHFVKMVHNGIEYADMQLIAEAYDLLRQVGGLSPQEIAGVFGEWNAGRLGSYLIEITAEVLKQVDASSGKPFVDIVADQAEQKGTGRWTVQAALDLGVPVSGIAESVFARALSGGADVRKAAADAGLPGPSAGSEHVGGDLRADVEQALFASKIVAYAQGFQQIQAASKEYGWAIDPGAMAKIWRAGCIIRAKFLDFIKQAYDKNPELATLLVDDYFLDAVSGAQDAWRRVVVTAAQQGIPAPGFSSALAYYDGLRAKRLPAALIQGQRDFFGAHTYRRVDKEGSFHTLWATDDRPEVDA from the coding sequence ATGTCGCAGAAAGCGCAGATCGGAGTCACCGGCCTTGCGGTGATGGGCCGCAACCTGGCCCGCAACTTTGCCCGGCACGGTCACACCGTGGCGTTGCACAACCGCTCCTACGGCCGGACCAAGGAGCTGGTCGAGGAGTTCGGTCACGAGGGCACCTTCCTGCCCGCGGAGACCGCCGAGCAGTTCGTCGCGAGCCTGGAGCGCCCCCGCCGCGTGGTGATCATGGTGAAGGCCGGCCCGGCCACCGACGCCGTGATCGACGAGTTCGCCCCGCTGCTCGAAGAGGGCGACATGCTGATCGACGCGGGCAACGCGCACTACGCGGACACCCGCCGCCGGGAGGCCGCGCTCAAGGCCAAGGGCCTGCACTTCGTCGGCGCCGGGGTGTCCGGCGGCGAGGAGGGCGCGCTGCACGGCCCGAGCATCATGCCGGGTGGGCCGAAGGAGTCGTACGACGCGCTCGGCCCGCTGCTCGAGGACATCGCCGCCAAGGTCGACGGCGAGCCGTGCTGCGTGCACGTCGGCCCGGACGGCGCCGGCCACTTCGTCAAGATGGTGCACAACGGCATCGAGTACGCCGACATGCAGCTCATCGCCGAGGCGTACGACCTGCTGCGCCAGGTCGGCGGGCTGTCCCCGCAGGAGATCGCCGGCGTCTTCGGCGAGTGGAACGCCGGGCGGCTCGGGTCGTACCTGATCGAGATCACCGCCGAGGTGCTCAAGCAGGTGGACGCGTCCAGCGGCAAGCCGTTCGTGGACATCGTGGCCGACCAGGCCGAGCAGAAGGGCACCGGCCGCTGGACCGTGCAGGCCGCCCTGGACCTGGGCGTGCCGGTCAGCGGCATCGCCGAGTCGGTGTTCGCCCGCGCCCTCTCCGGCGGCGCGGACGTGCGCAAGGCGGCGGCCGACGCCGGTCTGCCGGGCCCGTCGGCGGGGTCCGAGCACGTCGGCGGCGACCTGCGGGCGGACGTCGAGCAGGCGCTGTTCGCCTCCAAGATCGTGGCGTACGCGCAGGGCTTCCAGCAGATCCAGGCGGCCAGCAAGGAGTACGGCTGGGCGATCGACCCGGGCGCGATGGCCAAGATCTGGCGGGCCGGCTGCATCATCCGGGCCAAGTTCCTGGACTTCATCAAGCAGGCCTACGACAAGAACCCGGAGCTGGCCACGCTGCTGGTCGACGACTACTTCCTGGACGCGGTCAGCGGCGCCCAGGACGCCTGGCGGCGGGTCGTGGTCACCGCCGCGCAGCAGGGCATCCCGGCGCCCGGCTTCTCGTCCGCGCTGGCCTACTACGACGGTCTGCGGGCGAAGCGCCTGCCGGCCGCGCTGATCCAGGGGCAGCGGGACTTCTTCGGGGCGCACACCTACCGCCGGGTGGACAAGGAGGGGTCGTTCCACACCCTCTGGGCGACCGACGACCGTCCCGAGGTCGACGCCTGA
- a CDS encoding type II toxin-antitoxin system PemK/MazF family toxin: MRRGEIWTIGDRSDLRYRVLVLSADSYNERDNASPYCAPIVRQRGVTELPPYAVALTEQDPITGVVVVNRMRRLPASVGAERIGMVTGASMARLAEAVRDLFEL; the protein is encoded by the coding sequence GTGCGCCGGGGCGAGATCTGGACCATCGGCGATCGCTCCGATCTGCGGTACCGCGTGCTCGTGCTCTCCGCCGACAGCTACAACGAGCGGGACAACGCGTCGCCTTACTGCGCGCCGATCGTCCGCCAGCGTGGCGTGACCGAGCTCCCACCGTACGCGGTCGCCCTCACCGAGCAGGACCCGATCACCGGGGTCGTGGTGGTGAACCGGATGCGCCGCCTGCCGGCGTCGGTCGGCGCCGAGCGGATCGGGATGGTGACCGGCGCGAGCATGGCCCGGCTGGCCGAGGCCGTGCGCGATCTGTTCGAGCTGTGA
- a CDS encoding PP2C family protein-serine/threonine phosphatase: protein MGSQAFAETASDRRLAAGTAVERAVGLLAGRARCRAVDAYRHLMRIAAEQRREPAEVAVRMLGLLDSAAGPGPLDPATDRLAAVERLASLGWGEWDLITGEVYWSPQLYRIYQRDPALGPMTPAEGRRVAVDGEHSLREAALTASRGSDRFELLTRVRIAGRIRRLRTIAETLRDADGRPVRLFGIVQDVTEQQVSAQQLAKVEHELDEQRRAADAEHDLALRLQEIILPIPDEPIELPGLKAAVRYLPAGQDSMVGGDWYHAAALRDGTVLLAVGDVTGHGTQAASNMAQLRHALRALTVVDSDPATLLRHLNRLTCELERESPELAATAVIARFDPARQELTWAQAGHPPPLLCRAGRTAPLSRPAGPMLGVMEDARYASAVTVFRPGDVLLLYTDGLVEYRGQSLDAGLDAVIGAVDDAVRTAPYQPLAELVGRLRRANPDDDTCILAVRPATGHTGDLRRLMTRR from the coding sequence GTGGGTTCTCAGGCGTTCGCGGAGACGGCGAGCGATCGACGGCTGGCCGCCGGCACGGCGGTCGAGCGAGCGGTCGGCCTGCTCGCCGGGCGGGCCAGGTGCCGGGCGGTCGACGCCTACCGGCACCTGATGCGGATCGCCGCCGAGCAGCGCCGCGAGCCGGCCGAGGTGGCGGTCCGGATGCTCGGGCTGCTGGACAGCGCGGCGGGTCCCGGCCCGCTCGACCCGGCCACCGACCGGCTCGCCGCGGTGGAGCGGCTGGCCAGCCTCGGCTGGGGCGAGTGGGATCTGATCACCGGCGAGGTCTACTGGTCGCCGCAGCTCTACCGGATCTACCAGCGTGACCCGGCGCTCGGCCCGATGACCCCCGCCGAGGGGCGGCGGGTGGCGGTGGACGGCGAGCACTCGCTGCGCGAGGCGGCGCTGACCGCGTCGCGCGGATCGGATCGGTTCGAGCTGCTGACCCGGGTCCGGATCGCCGGCCGGATCCGCCGGCTGCGGACCATCGCGGAGACCCTGCGGGACGCCGACGGCCGGCCGGTCCGCCTCTTCGGCATCGTCCAGGACGTCACCGAGCAGCAGGTCAGCGCGCAGCAGCTGGCCAAGGTGGAGCACGAGCTGGACGAGCAGCGCCGGGCCGCGGACGCCGAGCACGACCTGGCGCTGCGGCTCCAGGAGATCATCCTGCCGATCCCGGACGAGCCGATCGAGCTGCCGGGGCTCAAGGCCGCGGTCCGCTATCTGCCCGCCGGGCAGGACTCGATGGTCGGCGGCGACTGGTACCACGCGGCCGCGCTGCGCGACGGGACGGTGCTGCTCGCGGTCGGTGACGTGACCGGGCACGGCACCCAGGCGGCCAGCAACATGGCCCAGCTGCGGCACGCGCTGCGCGCGCTGACCGTGGTGGACAGCGATCCGGCCACCCTGCTCCGGCACCTCAACCGGCTCACCTGCGAGCTGGAGCGGGAGTCGCCGGAGCTGGCCGCGACCGCGGTGATCGCCCGCTTCGACCCGGCCCGCCAGGAGCTGACCTGGGCACAGGCCGGCCATCCGCCGCCACTGCTGTGCCGGGCCGGCCGCACCGCGCCGCTGAGCCGCCCGGCCGGGCCGATGCTCGGGGTGATGGAGGACGCCCGCTACGCCTCCGCGGTGACCGTCTTCCGCCCCGGCGACGTGCTGCTGCTCTACACCGACGGCCTGGTCGAGTACCGCGGGCAGAGCCTGGACGCCGGCCTGGACGCGGTGATCGGCGCGGTCGACGACGCCGTCCGCACCGCCCCCTACCAGCCGCTCGCCGAGCTGGTCGGCCGTCTGCGCCGGGCCAACCCGGACGACGACACCTGCATCCTCGCGGTCCGCCCGGCCACCGGACACACCGGCGACCTGCGCCGCCTGATGACCCGCCGCTGA